From Triticum aestivum cultivar Chinese Spring chromosome 7B, IWGSC CS RefSeq v2.1, whole genome shotgun sequence:
TCGCTGATTTTTTTTCGTCTCTTACCCCACGGCACCCCATCCCACGCAGCCAAAAAAAACAACACCCAGCAAGAAAAAAAAACCATGGACCCCATCCTTCGTTGCCCTTTCCCATCGATCCCAtctacccccgccgccgccgtccgagggggagacgacgccgccgccgcctctgcaaGGCAGGGCGGTTTGAATCCCGCCGCTGCCGAACTCCGGGAAACGCCCGACGGCGTACCCTGGAAGGCCTGGATCAAGGAGGAGCACAGGTATACCCTGCCACCAAAATCTCAATTGCAATCCACGCATTAAAGCAGGACTCCCCGATCCGTCAGACAGATCCTGCCGTTGGCCGCGACCCTCGTCGTCTACCTCCACCGGCCATCCCGCACACCCTTGCTCTCCGTGCGTCGCGCCATTCCCCACCCCGTTGTGCCCCGCCTCTGTCCTAACCGTCGAaatcggcctcgccggcggcgccGCTCCCGTGTGCTTCGTGCTCCTGCGCTGCTGCCGTCGCGATGTCCGGGGGATCCATGGCGGCCAGCTGCTTGTCAACCACAACGAGCGGAGGTAGCGAGTTGGATTTGGCCACGCCTGAGGTGAGCGGAGCAGAGCAGCAGGGTCATACCTCCTGATTGAACAAAAATCTCATACGCTTGACTACACGAGTGAGTCTCGAATTTCTGTGTTTTCGCCTATTCATAAAAATGAATCCATCCGCCAGTGCGAACTCCTCTTGTTGCGTGATTTGGTTTGGAAAATAGGTCTGCAAGCAAATAGTATTGTGTGAGTTTGATAGATGGATCCCATCCACCTCCTTTTCGATTTATAATCCATCCACTGCCATGGATTTGTTCCAATCTATTCATGAAATTGTGCTTTGCTCATGAACTGTTGAATTAGGGGGCTCAAAATAATTACAAATTGATGTCATATCATTCAGTCTGTCATGTTCTTGTGGGCCGGCAGCGATTTCGTGGCCGCGGCATTGCGGCGCGGTGGCCGGGGGTCGCGGCGTCCCATGTGGGTGCAGTGGTCACGGCAGCAGGCACACACGACGGTGGTCGCGCATGGGGCTGCGCTGGTCTGTGACCACATGGTGGCGGAAGAAGGTCGTCTTCCCATAGCACTGCACGCTGGCCGCCATCTCCATCGGCGGCTGCACCAACAAGACAGGTATGCCGCCGCGCCCTCGACGTATTCCCTACTCCCGTGCACTCATGGAAGTCTGCATCGCTTCTTTTGCCCCATACGGCCTTGGCAGACTCCACTAGAAATTCCTATAAAGGGGATTTAGCTTAGGAGAACAATAGACAAATTCTATAACCAATTGTGAAATTTTTTCTGTTATTTAGTGTTCCTGAATTAGGTCAAGAATGTACTGCTTACATTGCAGACTGTATAATTCGGATGGGTCTTCTTCTACATGGTGACTATTGACGCAAAGAAGGATTGCACTTCGTTCCCATCTTCTACATAGCCTATACGTACGTGATTACTCAGATTTCAATTTAGTGTGAATATTCACTGTCATGATACTTGTCTGCATCAAGACGAGTTTGTCGGTGCTTAATCTGAAATTGTTGCATTTTTTGAAGCTAAATCGTGGTAAAATAGATACCAATTTTTAGGTTAATTCTTGGTCTGCAGTATGTTCATCCAGTAGAATGGATGCTTTTGAGTAGAAAAGTCTGAAAACTTGTTCAGATTTGATGTATGTTAATAGAAGCACTTCCCTTAGGTTTAGTTCTTGCTAAGTATCGTTTATAATATTCTGCGTTACGATAGGGCATAGTAGATTATAGTTGCCTTGGGCATCTAGCATTTTGGAAACTGTTGCAGTGCTGATAAATCAGTTCATGTTTTCATTAGTAACACCCTGTGATAAAGCCATTTACGTCATTTCACAAGCAGTCCAGCAGTCCTTAAATTTCTTGATGGTGGGAATAAGACGTACTTGACAATGCTCAGTTTTTGTGTCAGGCGTGTTGTGCTATTTCAGGAGGAATATGAAAAGGAGATCAATGACACCAGGTCCCACGAGCTCATGTAAGTTGAAGAGGCAAAAATTCTTGATAACGTGGAGCATACTCGCATTATCGTCATTTTGTAACCTATTAGGCCTTCATAATTCTTCATGGGATGTAAAATTGGTTGTATTATTAACAAAACTCATTAATATGAACAATCCAGGTATATTTGCACTTCTATAGATTGTGAAAGTTTCAAATATTTAACCACGCGGATATCACGATGATACATGTACAGATTGATGGAGTAGTAACTTCAATTTATTTCTTAAAATGTAAGAAATATGGATAAAATATGATAAGAATAGCAGAATTGTGTTTGCACGATGACGATGCACATGTTTTTCCGTGTGTATTGGTATACACTAGATGACTAGAATGTATATAGTACATCTTGTTTATCTTTTATTTTCACATGATTTATTTATCTTTTGGCATATTGGGCATCTTGCAGCTTTCTGAATGGTGCCTTGCTAGGATGACCCAAATTATGTTAGTGTCGGTACGTTTAGTTGGTGATGGTTTAGCGGGAGCGAGAGCTGCATCTGTAACTTACGTAACTTACCCATTGGATGTTGTTCGAACTCGCTTGGCAACACAGGTAACGTCCGTGATGTGTCCTGTTTAACTCTTTGGGATGTTCAGTCCATTGCTTATATTGCTGGTACAGGAGGGTGAGGCAGTGTCAAAGCTACTTAGCATTCTAAGATTGTGAACCAGTATATGGGTTTGCACATCTGAGTGCTGGTGATCTTCTTCGCGAAGAAGTTAAATGTGATATGGAGCAGGTAACAGTCTGCTTTCAGTTCCTGTAAATAAACTCTGACATTGTAATAATTTTCTTGATATCTTTTTAATGCCAGCCTCTTTCAGTTAGTACAATGATCAAGGATCTCATGTATGAAGGAAAGCTTGTGCCTTTTGAGATCATTGTCATGCTAATTAGTAAAGAACATGCTTGTGATTGGAAATAATAAGCTTTTGATTGATGGATCTCCGCAAAATGAATAACCGCCAATCATACGAGAATATTTAAGAATGCTTCTATGTACCTTCGATAGTGCCAATAGCAGATCAATCTCTTGTTGTGTGCTTCACACATGTGCATGTGTTTAACAGATTAAAATTGACCATGAGCTCGTACTATTAATTGATGGCTCAAGGGAAGAGACAGCGGCATATTCTTAGTTGAAAtcaggtgtgtacttttgattaaTTAGCCCCAACTTGGCTTGTTTGATTGCATGTCATCCAGTTTCATTGTCTTAGGGGAATAGATGATGACGCATGGACACCATTCGGTGGCAGTTTGATGTTTTTCAGGAATGAATTCCACTCGTTATTCAATACCACTATGAGAAAAGTAGTGAAATGCTGGCCGTCTGCAAAATGTACTGGTCCGTCTCGCGGTCTCACCCCAAAAACAGAGGAGAGGAGCAGGGAGCTCCTCCCTCACACTTGTCGGCTCCAAGGAGCCCCGCCACCATGCATGGAGAAGAGGAGCGCGAAGCTCCTTCGCGGTGTAAGGTTATCTCCACGCCACTAATATCCATTGTTGCATCTTGtaattattactccctctgttcct
This genomic window contains:
- the LOC123162271 gene encoding uncharacterized protein isoform X1; amino-acid sequence: MRSGRLLFRESNDWGLTGGTFRPAHRRPVLALMNSLPFIFRWFYFVPSLSLIFFRLLPHGTPSHAAKKNNTQQEKKTMDPILRCPFPSIPSTPAAAVRGGDDAAAASARQGGLNPAAAELRETPDGVPWKAWIKEEHRQILPLAATLVVYLHRPSRTPLLSVRRAIPHPVVPRLCPNRRNRPRRRRRSRVLRAPALLPSRCPGDPWRPAACQPQRAEVASWIWPRLSDFVAAALRRGGRGSRRPMWVQWSRQQAHTTVVAHGAALVCDHMVAEEGRLPIALHAGRHLHRRLHQQDRRVVLFQEEYEKEINDTRSHELMRVRQCQSYLAF
- the LOC123162271 gene encoding uncharacterized protein isoform X3, producing MRSGRLLFRESNDWGLTGGTFRPAHRRPVLALMNSLPFIFRWFYFVPSLSLIFFRLLPHGTPSHAAKKNNTQQEKKTMDPILRCPFPSIPSTPAAAVRGGDDAAAASARQGGLNPAAAELRETPDGVPWKAWIKEEHRQILPLAATLVVYLHRPSRTPLLSVRRAIPHPVVPRLCPNRRNRPRRRRRSRVLRAPALLPSRCPGDPWRPAACQPQRAEVASWIWPRLSDFVAAALRRGGRGSRRPMWVQWSRQQAHTTVVAHGAALVCDHMVAEEGRLPIALHAGRHLHRRLHQQDSVPELGQECTAYIADCIIRMGLLLHGDY
- the LOC123162271 gene encoding uncharacterized protein isoform X2 — its product is MRSGRLLFRESNDWGLTGGTFRPAHRRPVLALMNSLPFIFRWFYFVPSLSLIFFRLLPHGTPSHAAKKNNTQQEKKTMDPILRCPFPSIPSTPAAAVRGGDDAAAASARQGGLNPAAAELRETPDGVPWKAWIKEEHRQILPLAATLVVYLHRPSRTPLLSVRRAIPHPVVPRLCPNRRNRPRRRRRSRVLRAPALLPSRCPGDPWRPAACQPQRAEVASWIWPRLSDFVAAALRRGGRGSRRPMWVQWSRQQAHTTVVAHGAALVCDHMVAEEGRLPIALHAGRHLHRRLHQQDRRVVLFQEEYEKEINDTRSHELIFLNGALLG
- the LOC123162271 gene encoding uncharacterized protein isoform X5, which translates into the protein MRSGRLLFRESNDWGLTGGTFRPAHRRPVLALMNSLPFIFRWFYFVPSLSLIFFRLLPHGTPSHAAKKNNTQQEKKTMDPILRCPFPSIPSTPAAAVRGGDDAAAASARQGGLNPAAAELRETPDGVPWKAWIKEEHRQILPLAATLVVYLHRPSRTPLLSVRRAIPHPVVPRLCPNRRNRPRRRRRSRVLRAPALLPSRCPGDPWRPAACQPQRAEVASWIWPRLSDFVAAALRRGGRGSRRPMWVQWSRQQAHTTVVAHGAALVCDHMVAEEGRLPIALHAGRHLHRRLHQQDRLYNSDGSSSTW
- the LOC123162271 gene encoding uncharacterized protein isoform X4 — translated: MRSGRLLFRESNDWGLTGGTFRPAHRRPVLALMNSLPFIFRWFYFVPSLSLIFFRLLPHGTPSHAAKKNNTQQEKKTMDPILRCPFPSIPSTPAAAVRGGDDAAAASARQGGLNPAAAELRETPDGVPWKAWIKEEHRQILPLAATLVVYLHRPSRTPLLSVRRAIPHPVVPRLCPNRRNRPRRRRRSRVLRAPALLPSRCPGDPWRPAACQPQRAEVASWIWPRLSDFVAAALRRGGRGSRRPMWVQWSRQQAHTTVVAHGAALVCDHMVAEEGRLPIALHAGRHLHRRLHQQDRRVVLFQEEYEKEINDTRSHELM